In a single window of the Roseiconus lacunae genome:
- a CDS encoding valine--pyruvate transaminase: MTEQLSNFGKRLALDSGIGELMRDLGDALAAGDGNICMLGGGQPSHIPAIDELWQRRLQEIASDPKQTARVLGDYDPPAGDAAFRKAVAAFFSRQYGWPITMENVAVTAGGQTAFFLLLNAIAGRCEGQPDRKVLLPISPEYIGYADQSVSSDFFQATKPLIEETGDHEFKYGIDFDALTIDDSVAAMCLSRPTNPSSNVISDEELSKLIDIAKQADVPLIVDNAYGLPFPGAIFGDAIPQFDPSMVLTYSLSKMGLPGTRTGIVIAAPKVIERLSSMNAISSLANNNLGQAITRPLFESDQMATLSRDVIRPYYRQRAEQARQWLTESIDADVPFRIHRCEGAFFLWLWLPGLPITSQELYERLKRRKVLVISGHHFFFGLEDDQWQHRNECLRLSYTTDPDVLKRGLKILGEEINSLYRVAVP; the protein is encoded by the coding sequence ATGACAGAACAACTCTCCAACTTCGGTAAGCGACTGGCCCTGGATTCCGGGATCGGCGAATTGATGCGCGACCTTGGTGATGCACTTGCCGCCGGCGATGGCAACATTTGTATGCTCGGTGGGGGGCAACCATCCCATATTCCCGCGATCGACGAACTCTGGCAGCGGCGTTTGCAGGAAATTGCATCGGATCCGAAACAGACGGCGCGAGTCTTGGGTGATTACGACCCACCGGCCGGTGATGCGGCCTTTCGCAAAGCCGTCGCTGCTTTTTTTTCGCGGCAATACGGTTGGCCGATCACGATGGAGAACGTCGCGGTGACCGCCGGTGGCCAGACCGCGTTCTTCTTACTTCTCAATGCCATTGCCGGTCGCTGCGAAGGCCAGCCAGACCGCAAGGTACTCTTACCGATTTCACCTGAATACATCGGGTACGCCGACCAGTCGGTTTCGTCAGACTTCTTTCAAGCGACGAAGCCTTTGATCGAAGAGACGGGGGACCATGAGTTTAAATATGGGATCGATTTCGACGCTTTGACGATCGACGATTCGGTCGCGGCGATGTGTTTGTCACGGCCCACCAACCCCTCGTCAAACGTGATCAGCGACGAAGAACTTTCCAAGTTGATCGACATCGCCAAACAAGCCGACGTACCGTTGATCGTCGACAATGCGTACGGTTTGCCGTTCCCCGGAGCGATCTTCGGTGACGCGATCCCACAGTTCGATCCGTCGATGGTGCTGACGTATAGCCTGTCCAAAATGGGTTTGCCCGGAACTCGGACGGGCATCGTGATCGCCGCCCCAAAAGTGATCGAACGATTGTCTTCGATGAACGCGATCAGCTCACTGGCCAACAATAATCTTGGGCAAGCGATCACTCGACCGCTTTTCGAATCCGACCAAATGGCCACGCTCAGTCGCGACGTCATTCGCCCCTACTATCGTCAACGCGCCGAACAGGCGCGGCAATGGTTGACCGAGTCGATCGACGCGGACGTTCCGTTTCGTATTCATCGATGTGAAGGGGCGTTTTTCCTGTGGTTGTGGCTCCCCGGCTTGCCGATCACTTCGCAAGAACTTTACGAGCGATTGAAACGCCGCAAGGTGTTGGTGATTTCCGGCCACCATTTCTTTTTCGGTCTCGAAGATGATCAGTGGCAACATCGCAACGAGTGTTTGCGGTTGAGTTACACGACCGATCCAGATGTCCTAAAACGTGGTCTGAAAATCCTGGGCGAAGAAATCAACTCCCTCTACCGCGTTGCAGTACCATAG
- a CDS encoding alpha/beta hydrolase, with amino-acid sequence MTLHPQAKAYLENVLQQGRPGWHELSVDQAREIFQSLDPLCGPRPDLDRVEDLIATDDSSVQIPMRLYSSGKETDVADVADESPPVIIFFHGGGWVLGDLSTHDALCRRLAKESACTVIAVDYRLSPESQFPGPVNDCYAAVKYVADHQRELDVDASRMALVGDSAGGYLATMVALKIREQGGPPVRLQVLIYPVIEADFETPSYQSFADGHGLTRDTMRWFWQHFLGDADPVAASPLRADSLADLPPAIVITAEYDVLRDEGTRYAKRLFESGVDVDHWRIEGMLHGFVHFAGVFDPGIEVARQLANQVSQRLC; translated from the coding sequence ATGACACTGCATCCTCAAGCGAAAGCGTATTTGGAAAATGTTCTTCAGCAAGGACGTCCCGGCTGGCACGAACTTTCGGTCGATCAGGCGCGTGAAATTTTTCAATCACTCGATCCGCTTTGCGGGCCGCGTCCCGATTTGGATCGCGTCGAAGATCTGATCGCGACAGACGATTCCAGTGTTCAGATCCCGATGCGTTTGTATTCGTCCGGCAAGGAAACGGACGTCGCTGACGTCGCAGACGAATCGCCTCCGGTGATCATCTTCTTTCACGGCGGCGGTTGGGTGCTCGGAGATTTGAGCACCCACGATGCGTTGTGTCGTCGGCTAGCCAAAGAGTCCGCTTGCACGGTCATCGCAGTCGATTATCGGCTCTCTCCGGAAAGTCAGTTCCCAGGGCCGGTCAACGATTGCTATGCGGCTGTCAAATACGTCGCTGACCATCAACGTGAGTTGGACGTCGATGCGTCACGAATGGCATTGGTGGGCGACAGTGCCGGTGGATATTTGGCGACGATGGTAGCCCTGAAAATTCGTGAGCAAGGCGGACCGCCGGTTCGATTGCAGGTGCTGATTTATCCGGTGATCGAAGCCGACTTTGAAACCCCTTCCTACCAATCGTTCGCCGACGGACATGGATTGACCCGGGACACAATGCGTTGGTTTTGGCAACACTTTCTTGGCGATGCGGATCCCGTCGCCGCGTCACCGCTGCGCGCCGATTCGCTGGCCGATCTTCCGCCGGCGATCGTGATCACCGCCGAATACGATGTGCTTCGCGACGAGGGAACGCGGTATGCCAAACGGCTATTCGAAAGCGGTGTTGACGTGGATCACTGGCGAATCGAAGGCATGCTTCACGGATTTGTTCACTTCGCCGGTGTGTTCGATCCCGGGATCGAAGTCGCACGTCAACTCGCCAACCAGGTCTCGCAGCGTTTGTGTTAG